Proteins co-encoded in one Synergistes jonesii genomic window:
- the hpt gene encoding hypoxanthine phosphoribosyltransferase encodes MKYRIGRVLISEGQLREKVKELGAQIREDYKGEKVIFVCVLKGAVIFFADLLREMGPEVDAQFDFLAISSYGASTVSSGIVKIQEDLSTDIHGENVIIVEDILDTGLSLSYISKLLRERAPKSLEICVLLDKEERRTQPVNVKYTGFKIPDEFVIGYGLDYAGHFRHLPSVHIAEPAE; translated from the coding sequence TTGAAATACAGGATAGGCAGAGTTTTGATCTCGGAAGGGCAACTCCGCGAAAAGGTCAAGGAACTCGGCGCGCAGATACGCGAAGATTATAAGGGAGAAAAAGTCATCTTCGTCTGCGTGCTTAAAGGCGCCGTCATTTTCTTCGCGGACTTGCTCCGCGAGATGGGGCCGGAGGTAGACGCCCAGTTCGATTTCCTCGCGATATCTTCCTACGGCGCTTCTACGGTGAGCAGCGGCATAGTAAAAATACAGGAAGATCTGAGTACCGATATCCACGGCGAAAATGTGATAATAGTCGAAGATATACTGGATACGGGGCTCTCACTCTCTTACATCAGCAAGTTGTTGAGGGAGCGCGCTCCGAAATCTCTTGAGATATGCGTCCTGCTCGACAAGGAAGAGCGCCGCACTCAGCCCGTGAACGTAAAGTATACGGGCTTCAAGATTCCCGACGAATTCGTTATAGGCTACGGACTGGACTACGCCGGGCACTTCCGCCACCTTCCCTCGGTGCATATAGCTGAGCCGGCTGAATAA
- the tilS gene encoding tRNA lysidine(34) synthetase TilS codes for MEPAEYRKKFLGAAERQGWRDAEGIVCALSGGGDSVAMMWLMRKFFKGRIVAAHLDHCTREGASHDDAAFAASLCAELGVECALKAVDVRAARARGESFEMAGRRARYEHFNAVAERYGIKFIAVAHNANDVVETQLLNLARGSGIAGLRGIPERRGNIVRPVISFTREELRAILKDNGVTWREDYTNDETDYTRNKIRNTLIPWIKENLNEGFERVMLGLAKQACEETEERISAARAEIAKAAFALPPALAAWRTEGLAALPKLTLAEMLRTQGAELSLPALPRARTEELVSLIRRGGAWRFQWARDIEVCYSSRGVGWLHRADIRSGKNSCEKKIPWWARAREI; via the coding sequence ATGGAGCCCGCTGAGTATAGAAAAAAATTTCTGGGAGCGGCGGAGCGCCAGGGCTGGCGCGACGCGGAGGGCATAGTATGCGCGCTTTCCGGCGGCGGCGATTCCGTCGCTATGATGTGGCTGATGAGAAAATTTTTCAAGGGCAGGATAGTCGCGGCGCACCTCGACCACTGTACGAGGGAGGGGGCCTCTCACGACGACGCCGCCTTTGCCGCGTCGCTCTGCGCGGAGCTGGGGGTAGAGTGCGCGCTCAAGGCCGTCGACGTCCGCGCGGCCCGCGCACGGGGCGAGTCCTTCGAAATGGCGGGACGCCGGGCGCGCTACGAGCATTTCAACGCCGTAGCGGAGCGCTACGGAATAAAATTTATCGCAGTCGCGCACAACGCGAACGACGTCGTCGAGACGCAGCTTTTGAACCTCGCACGCGGCAGCGGTATAGCGGGGCTGCGCGGTATCCCCGAAAGGCGGGGCAACATCGTCCGCCCCGTCATAAGCTTCACGCGCGAAGAGCTGCGCGCAATACTGAAGGATAACGGTGTAACGTGGCGCGAGGACTATACGAACGACGAAACGGACTATACGAGAAACAAGATCAGGAATACGCTTATCCCTTGGATAAAGGAAAATTTAAACGAGGGCTTCGAGCGCGTGATGCTCGGCCTCGCTAAGCAGGCCTGCGAGGAGACGGAGGAGAGAATTTCCGCGGCGCGCGCCGAGATCGCGAAAGCGGCATTCGCGCTTCCGCCGGCTCTCGCCGCGTGGCGCACCGAGGGCCTTGCCGCGCTGCCGAAACTGACGCTTGCGGAGATGCTTCGGACGCAGGGCGCGGAGCTCTCGCTCCCAGCTCTCCCGCGCGCCCGCACCGAGGAGCTCGTATCTCTGATAAGGCGCGGCGGAGCGTGGCGCTTCCAGTGGGCGCGCGACATAGAAGTCTGCTATTCTTCCCGCGGCGTAGGCTGGCTTCACCGCGCGGATATAAGAAGCGGCAAAAATAGCTGCGAAAAAAAAATTCCCTGGTGGGCGAGAGCGCGTGAAATATGA
- the ftsH gene encoding ATP-dependent zinc metalloprotease FtsH — MKKISKNVGMYIVLIVLAVTLVNVFLAPEAKKTQGRELLSYSKFLSEVNAGSVAKVKIDHEELTGTLKDGGEFTTYILDASTLPAVIAEKGVEVEIVPPPKNSWITALLTSLLPTLLLIGVWIYFIYNMQGGGGKVMSFAKSKAKLFLDNRPKVTFADVAGCDEAKEELAEVVQFLKDPAKFTKVGAKVPRGVLLLGAPGTGKTLLSRAVAGEADVPFFSISGSDFVEMFVGVGAARVRDLFEQARKYQPCIIFIDEIDAVGRHRGAGLGGGHDEREQTLNQLLVEMDGFDAGAGIILIAATNRPDILDPALLRPGRFDRQVVVDRPDVNGRRDILKVHLREMKVEDDVDLDVLARRTPGFVGADLANLVNEAALLTARRDKEKLGMPEFEEAIDRVLAGPERKSRIISKKEREIIAYHESGHALVASKIKGADPVHKISIIPRGHMALGYTLQLPEEDRFLISRQELSDKITVLLGGRVAEMIRFGDVTTGASNDLERATQIARQMVTQYGMSDKLGLVTLGRKQHEVFLGHDIVDDRNYSEEVAHTIDLEIRAIVDGAMNKAKGILTENRERLEEITKLLLEKEMLEGDELDELLGYPKREHAEEKPQEEEKPGNKDENGEDKKDGEEKDEEPEDSVVGEETMSLSPNLEDGADNGKLNAPLDDGDEEKK; from the coding sequence TTGAAGAAGATTTCTAAGAATGTGGGGATGTATATCGTCCTCATCGTGCTGGCCGTGACCCTTGTAAATGTGTTCCTCGCCCCTGAAGCCAAAAAAACTCAGGGAAGGGAGCTCCTCTCCTACAGCAAGTTTTTGAGCGAGGTCAACGCCGGAAGCGTGGCGAAGGTGAAGATCGACCACGAGGAGCTCACGGGCACCCTGAAAGACGGCGGAGAATTCACCACCTACATCCTCGACGCTTCTACGCTTCCCGCGGTGATAGCGGAAAAGGGCGTCGAAGTCGAAATAGTCCCGCCGCCTAAAAATTCTTGGATAACGGCGCTTCTGACGTCGCTCCTTCCGACGCTGCTGTTGATAGGGGTGTGGATCTATTTCATCTACAACATGCAGGGCGGCGGCGGAAAAGTCATGAGCTTTGCGAAAAGCAAGGCGAAGCTCTTCCTTGACAACAGGCCGAAGGTGACCTTCGCCGACGTCGCCGGCTGCGACGAAGCGAAGGAAGAACTCGCCGAGGTCGTCCAATTCCTGAAAGACCCGGCGAAATTCACAAAGGTCGGCGCGAAAGTTCCACGCGGCGTGCTGCTCCTCGGCGCGCCCGGGACCGGTAAAACGCTTCTTTCGCGCGCCGTGGCCGGCGAAGCGGACGTCCCCTTCTTCAGCATAAGCGGCTCAGACTTCGTTGAAATGTTCGTCGGCGTCGGCGCCGCGCGTGTGCGCGACTTGTTTGAACAGGCGCGGAAATATCAGCCCTGCATAATCTTCATCGACGAGATCGACGCCGTCGGACGCCACCGCGGCGCGGGACTCGGCGGCGGGCACGACGAGCGCGAGCAGACGCTGAACCAGCTGCTCGTCGAAATGGACGGCTTCGACGCCGGCGCGGGAATAATCCTCATCGCTGCTACGAACAGGCCCGACATCTTAGACCCGGCGCTGCTGCGCCCGGGACGCTTCGACAGGCAGGTCGTCGTCGACCGCCCCGACGTGAACGGGCGCCGCGACATCCTGAAAGTCCACCTGCGCGAGATGAAAGTAGAAGACGACGTAGACCTCGATGTGCTGGCCCGCCGCACCCCGGGCTTCGTCGGCGCGGACTTGGCGAACCTCGTCAACGAAGCGGCGCTACTCACGGCGCGCAGAGATAAGGAGAAGCTCGGCATGCCCGAATTCGAAGAGGCGATCGATCGCGTGCTGGCCGGTCCGGAGCGCAAAAGCCGCATAATCAGCAAAAAAGAGCGGGAGATAATAGCGTACCACGAATCGGGGCACGCGCTCGTAGCCTCGAAGATAAAGGGCGCCGACCCAGTGCACAAGATATCTATCATTCCGAGAGGGCATATGGCGCTCGGCTATACGCTGCAGCTGCCCGAGGAGGACAGGTTTTTGATATCGCGTCAGGAGCTCTCCGACAAGATAACGGTGCTGCTCGGCGGCCGCGTCGCGGAAATGATCCGCTTTGGCGACGTGACGACGGGCGCCTCCAACGACCTTGAGAGGGCGACGCAGATAGCCCGCCAGATGGTGACTCAATACGGCATGAGCGACAAGCTCGGCCTCGTGACGCTCGGCAGGAAACAGCATGAAGTGTTCCTCGGCCACGACATAGTCGACGACCGCAACTACAGCGAAGAGGTAGCGCATACGATAGACCTGGAGATCCGCGCGATAGTGGACGGAGCGATGAACAAGGCGAAGGGGATTCTAACCGAGAATCGTGAGCGCCTCGAAGAGATAACTAAGCTTCTTCTCGAAAAAGAGATGCTCGAGGGCGACGAGCTCGACGAGCTGCTCGGCTATCCGAAGAGGGAACACGCGGAGGAAAAGCCGCAGGAAGAAGAAAAGCCGGGAAATAAGGACGAAAACGGCGAGGATAAAAAAGATGGAGAGGAAAAGGACGAGGAACCGGAGGATAGCGTCGTAGGAGAAGAGACGATGAGCCTTTCGCCGAACTTAGAAGACGGGGCCGACAACGGCAAACTGAACGCCCCGCTCGACGACGGAGACGAAGAAAAGAAATAA
- a CDS encoding endonuclease III domain-containing protein produces the protein MAEVRHAKEILDALEALYGNEARPASDFCYEEPLDDLIVTVLSQNTNDKLRDIAYKNLRKRYPSWEDVASAELEELKEVIRIAGMSSAKPPRIQRILAAVHRKFGRYSLKSLRGWSQPQVREYLTSLPGVGPKTSAIVECFDLDMPGFPVDTHITRLSKRFGWAGEKEPPDKIQARLEASLPPERFRGGHLNFLAHGRSLCGARKFLCAECALIEWCDFGKKTVGHGAR, from the coding sequence ATGGCCGAGGTGCGTCACGCAAAGGAGATTCTCGACGCCCTGGAGGCGCTTTACGGAAACGAGGCGCGTCCGGCGTCCGACTTTTGCTATGAGGAGCCGCTCGACGACCTCATCGTGACGGTGCTCTCGCAGAACACCAACGATAAGCTGCGCGACATAGCCTATAAAAATCTCAGGAAAAGATATCCGTCGTGGGAAGATGTGGCGTCGGCGGAGCTCGAAGAGTTGAAGGAAGTAATAAGAATCGCAGGAATGAGCAGCGCCAAGCCGCCGCGCATCCAGCGGATACTCGCGGCCGTGCACAGAAAGTTCGGCCGCTATTCGCTGAAGAGCCTGCGCGGCTGGAGCCAGCCTCAGGTCCGCGAATACCTGACGTCGCTCCCAGGCGTCGGGCCGAAGACCTCGGCGATCGTCGAGTGCTTCGACTTGGACATGCCGGGTTTTCCGGTGGACACGCATATAACGCGCCTTTCAAAGCGCTTCGGCTGGGCAGGCGAGAAAGAGCCGCCCGACAAGATACAGGCGCGCCTTGAGGCGTCGCTGCCGCCGGAGCGCTTCCGCGGCGGACATCTGAACTTCCTTGCGCACGGCAGGAGTCTTTGCGGCGCCAGGAAATTTTTATGCGCCGAATGCGCGCTCATCGAATGGTGCGATTTCGGCAAAAAAACGGTTGGCCATGGAGCCCGCTGA